In Dama dama isolate Ldn47 chromosome 20, ASM3311817v1, whole genome shotgun sequence, a single window of DNA contains:
- the LOC133040011 gene encoding cytochrome c oxidase copper chaperone-like: MLNRLCQVWRVQGVCASCCFRARKVPGLAAASPAPSESQEKKPLKPCCACPETKKARDACIIEKGEEQCGHLIEAHKECMRALGFKI, translated from the coding sequence ATGTTAAATCGGCTTTGCCAAGTCTGGCGAGTTCAGGGTGTCTGCGCTAGTTGCTGCTTTCGGGCACGAAAAGTGCCTGGTCTGGCGGCCGCAAGCCCTGCCCCATCTGAGTCGCAGGAGAAGAAGCCGCTGAAGCCCTGCTGCGCCTGCCCGGAGACCAAGAAGGCGCGCGATGCGTGCATCATTGAGAAAGGAGAAGAGCAATGTGGTCACCTAATTGAAGCCCACAAGGAGTGCATGAGAGCCCTGGGATTTAAGATATGA
- the COL9A2 gene encoding collagen alpha-2(IX) chain: MAPAAAPRNLLVLLQVLGLALAQIRGPPGEPGPPGPPGPPGVPGSDGIDGDKGPPGKAGPPGPKGEPGKAGTDGPDGKPGIDGLTGAKGEPGPAGIPGVKGQPGLPGPPGLPGPGFAGPPGPPGPVGLPGEIGLTGPKGDPGPEGPSGPPGPPGKPGRPGTIQGLEGSADFLCPTNCPAGVKGPPGLQGVKGHPGRRGLLGDSGRQGKPGPKGDVGVSGEQGIPGPPGPQGIRGYPGMAGPKGETGPQGYKGMVGSIGAAGSPGEEGPRGPPGRAGEKGDVGSQGVRGPQGITGPKGVTGPPGIDGKDGTPGMPGVKGSAGQAGRPGNPGHQGLAGVPGMPGTKGGPGDKGEPGRQGFPGVSGPPGKEGEPGPRGEIGPQGIMGQKGDHGERGPVGQPGPQGRQGPKGEQGPPGIPGPQGLPGIKGDKGSPGKTGPRGGVGDPGVAGLPGEKGEKGESGEPGPKGQQGVRGEPGYPGPSGDAGAPGVQGYPGPPGPRGLVGDRGLPGQPGRQGVAGRDASDQHIEDVVLKMLQEQLAEMAVSAKREALGATGMMGPPGPPGPPGYPGKQGPHGHPGPRGIPGIVGAVGQIGNTGPKGKRGEKGDQGEVGRGHPGMPGPPGIPGLPGRPGQAINGKDGDRGAPGAPGEAGRPGLPGPMGLPGFCEPAACLGASAYASARLTEPGSIKGP; encoded by the exons ATGGCCCCCGCGGCCGCCCCCCGCAACCTCCTGGTTCTCCTGCAGGTGCTGGGGCTCGCCCTGGCGCAGATC AGAGGTCCGCCAGGAGAGCCGGGGCCTCCGGGTCCCCCAGGGCCACCGGGAGTGCCTGGATCCGACGGAATCGAC GGTGACAAAGGGCCCCCTGGGAAAGCTGGCCCTCCG GGACCTAAGGGAGAGCCTGGCAAAGCGGGGACAGATGGACCAGACGGGAAGCCCGGGATTGAT gGTCTAACTGGAGCCAAGGGTGAGCCCGGTCCCGCAGGGATCCCTGGAGTCAAG GGCCAGCCTGGGCTCCCAGGGCCCCCCGGCCTGCCA GGCCCTGGCTTTGCTGGACCTCCT GGACCACCTGGACCTGTTGGCCTCCCGGGTGAGATTGGACTCACAGGCCCCAAG GGGGATCCTGGACCAGAAGGACCATCAGGGCCCCCAGGACCCCCTGGGAAACCG GGTCGCCCTGGAACCATTCAGGGCCTGGAAGGCAGCGCGGATTTCCTG TGTCCAACCAACTGTCCAGCGGGCGTGAAAGGGCCCCCAGGGCTGCAGGGCGTGAAG GGGCATCCAGGCAGACGCGGGCTTCTGGGAGATTCCGGCCGCCAGGGGAAGCCG GGTCCCAAGGGAGATGTGGGTGTCTCTGGAGAGCAAGGCATCCCTGGACCACCG GGTCCCCAGGGCATCAGGGGCTATCCAGGCATGGCGGGACCCAAAGGAGAGACG ggcCCTCAGGGGTACAAAGGCATGGTGGGCTCCATCGGCGCTGCTGGGTCACCT GGTGAGGAAGGTCCACGGGGACCACCAGGCCGAGCTGGAGAGAAGGGTGATGTG GGGAGCCAAGGAGTTCGAGGACCCCAGGGAATAACAGGCCCAAAAGGAGTAACC GGACCCCCAGGCATTGACGGCAAGGACGGGACCCCAGGCATGCCTGGAGTGAAG GGCAGTGCAGGACAGGCGGGGCGGCCGGGAAACCCAGGCCACCAGGGCCTAGCG GGAGTGCCTGGTATGCCTGGGACAAAAGGAGGCCCTGGAGACAAG GGTGAGCCGGgcaggcagggcttccctggagtctCTGGTCCCCCCGGGAAGGAG GGAGAGCCAGGGCCTCGAGGAGAAATCGGTCCCCAGGGCATCATGGGGCAGAAG GGTGACCATGGTGAGAGGGGGCCAGTGGGGCAGCCAGGCCCTCAAGGCCGGCAG GGCCCCAAAGGGGAACAGGGTCCCCCCGGAATTCCAGGGCCCCAAGGCTTGCCAGGCATCAAGGGAGACAAG GGTTCCCCAGGGAAGACCGGGCCCCGCGGTGGAGTG GGCGACCCGGGGGTGGCTGGCCTCCCAGGAGAAAAAGGCGAGAAG GGCGAGTCGGGCGAACCAGGACCCAAGGGACAG CAAGGAGTCCGCGGAGAACCTGGCTACCCCGGCCCCAGTGGAGATGCGGGCGCCCCGGGGGTGCAGGGCTACCCGGGGCCCCCCGGCCCTCGAGGACTGGTTGGAGACCGAGGCTTGCCCGGACAGCCCGGGAGGCAGGGCGTGGCG GGCCGAGATGCCAGTGACCAGCACATCGAGGACGTGGTTCTGAAGATGCTGCAAG agcAACTGGCAGAAATGGCTGTGAGTGCCAAGCGGGAGGCCCTGGGTGCGACTGGGATGATGGGTCCCCCAGGACCCCCTGGGCCTCCTGGGTACCCAGGCAAACAGGGACCCCATGGGCACCCTGGCCCTCGGGGCATTCCTGGCATTGTGGGAGCCGTGGGTCAGATTGGCAACACCGGGCCCAAGG GAAAACGTGGAGAGAAGGGCGATCAGGGAGAAGTTGGCCGCGGGCACCCCGGGATGCCTGGGCCCCCCGGAATCCCAG GACTGCCTGGCCGGCCTGGTCAGGCAATCAATGGCAAAGACGGAGATCGAGGGGCTCCAGGGGCCCCAGGAGAGGCAGGTCGACCTGGCCTGCCAGGCCCCATGgggctgccaggcttctgtgaGCCTGCGGCCTGCCTTGGAGCCTCAGCCTACGCCTCTGCACGCCTCACAGAGCCTGGATCCATCAAGGGGCCATGA